One Candidatus Polarisedimenticolia bacterium genomic window carries:
- a CDS encoding isochorismatase family protein, whose amino-acid sequence MNRLIFWDVDTQCDFISPDGKLHVPRAEAIVPRLAALTDYAHTNGIRIVASAEEHLPGDSEFSDHPDFETTWPPHCVRGTPGQQKIPETALPDALAISFDRQEPEVLRLGLSRHAGNLLILKRHFDVFSNPNTDTVVRALDPEAVVVYGLPLEICVRHVVEGWLARRPHTRLFVVTDAVKAVRYELGEHALRDWGDAGVRLVKAEEVVSEGTLDTWLKPA is encoded by the coding sequence GTGAACCGACTCATCTTCTGGGATGTCGATACCCAATGCGACTTCATTTCCCCCGACGGGAAGCTTCACGTCCCCCGCGCCGAGGCGATCGTGCCCCGACTGGCGGCGCTCACCGACTACGCCCACACCAACGGCATTCGCATCGTCGCCAGCGCCGAAGAACACCTCCCTGGCGATTCGGAGTTCAGCGATCACCCGGATTTCGAAACGACCTGGCCGCCCCACTGCGTTCGGGGAACGCCGGGACAGCAGAAGATCCCGGAGACGGCTCTGCCGGATGCGCTGGCAATCAGCTTTGATCGCCAGGAGCCCGAGGTCCTGCGGCTTGGGCTGAGCCGTCACGCCGGCAATCTCCTGATTCTGAAGCGCCACTTCGACGTATTCAGCAATCCCAACACCGACACCGTGGTTCGCGCCCTCGATCCCGAGGCGGTCGTGGTGTATGGGCTCCCGCTCGAAATCTGCGTGCGCCACGTGGTCGAGGGGTGGCTCGCCCGTCGTCCCCACACTCGGCTCTTCGTGGTGACAGACGCGGTGAAGGCGGTGCGTTATGAGCTGGGCGAGCACGCGCTGCGCGACTGGGGAGACGCCGGAGTGCGGCTGGTCAAAGCTGAAGAGGTCGTATCGGAGGGAACGTTGGACACCTGGCTCAAGCCCGCGTGA